In the genome of Dasypus novemcinctus isolate mDasNov1 chromosome 30, mDasNov1.1.hap2, whole genome shotgun sequence, one region contains:
- the LOC101441592 gene encoding olfactory receptor 2T27-like, whose product MDFILLGLFPTMKHADILIGVFILIYLASLTGNSTLIFLILVSSQLHTPMYFLLSQLSLIDLLFISTIVPKMIMDFFSGKKNISNIACGTQMLFSLMLGGAECILLTLMACDRYVAICHPLRYAVIMHPKVCQKMVMASWLGGTLDAVVQTIYTMHLPKCGHKEVDHFFCKVMAVLNFFCQDTSTYKLAIFVTGIVLLLIPFVIIFSSYTIIFITVFRMNSPKGRNKALTTCSSHLMVVGLFYGPSIFTYMTPVSSHSPAQDKIVSVLVSIITPTLNPFIYSLRNKDVLGAFKKIMERCFF is encoded by the coding sequence ATGGATTTTATCCTTCTGGGACTCTTCCCCACCATGAAGCATGCTGACATCCTTATTGGTGTGTTCATCCTCATCTACCTTGCTTCCCTCACTGGTAATTCCACTCTTATTTTCCTCATCCTGGTGAGTTCCCAGcttcacacacccatgtacttcctTCTCAGCCAGCTGTCCCTCATTGACTTGCTCTTCATCTCCACCATAGTCCCCAAGATGATCATGGACTTTTTCTCAGGGAAGAAAAACATCTCAAACATAGCCTGTGGGACACAGATGCTTTTCTCTCTGATGCTGGGGGGAGCTGAGTGCATCCTTCTGACTCTAATGGCCTGTgatcgctatgtggccatctgccatcCACTGAGGTATGCAGTCATCATGCATCCGAAGGTCTGCCAGAAGATGGTCATGGCATCCTGGCTTGGGGGTACACTAGATGCTGTAGTCCAGACTATATACACCATGCACTTACCTAAATGTGGCCACAAGGAGGTAGATCATTTTTTCTGCAAAGTCATGGCTGTCTTGAATTTCTTCTGTCAGGATACCTCTACATATAAATTGGCAATTTTTGTGACGGGCATTGTGTTGCTCCTTATTCCTTTTGTCATCATCTTTTCCTCCTACACTATCATCTTTATCACTGTCTTTCGCATGAACTCACCCAAGGGGAGAAACAAAGCACTGACCACATGCTCCTCACACCTGATGGTTGTAGGGCTCTTTTATGGCCCGTCCATCTTCACCTACATGACTCCTGTTTCCTCACACAGCCCTGCTCAGGACAAGATTGTATCAGTGTTAGTTTCAATCATCACACCTACACTGAACCCCTTTATTTATAGCCTGAGAAACAAGGATGTTTTGGGGgcatttaaaaagataatggaaaggTGTTTCTTCTAA